GGGTGGCTTATATCATGTGATGCCCCGGTTGTTGGAAGCAAAAAGGATTATTATTGTTGCTTGCGGTACTTCGTGGCATGCCGGTTTGGTAGGCGAATACCTGATTGAAGAATTTGCCCGTATCCCGGTAGAGGTTGAATATGCTTCGGAATTCAGGTACCGTAAACCAATCATTCTCAAGGATGATGTGATTATTGCGATCAGTCAGAGTGGAGAAACTGCAGATACCCTGGCCGCAATTAAACTGGCGAAGAAATACGGTGCACTGGTATTGGGGATCTGTAATGTTGTTGGTTCCAGTATCCCGAGAGAGACTGATGCCGGCGTTTATACCCATGCAGGCCCTGAAATCGGCGTTGCATCAACCAAAGCTTTTACTGCCCAGGTTACTGTCCTTGCCATGATGGCCTTAATACTCGGACGTAAACGTAATGTCCTCAGCCAGGGCGATTACGTGCAATTGATCAGGGAATTGTCATTGATCCCGGAAAAGGCTAAAAAAATCCTTGCCAGTGACGAGTATGTCAAAGCCATTGCTAAGTTATTTAAGGATGCAACCAATGCCTTGTATCTGGGAAGGGGATATCTCTATCCCGTAGCATTGGAAGGTGCATTGAAACTAAAGGAAATATCTTACATCCATGCAGAAGGTTATCCGGCAGCCGAAATGAAACATGGGCCTATAGCCTTGATCGACAACAAAATGCCTGTTGTCTTTATAGCTACCAAGGATAGTTCTTACGATAAGATTGTAAGTAATATCCAGGAAGTAAAAGCCAGAAAAGGAATTATTATTGCCATTGTTACCGAAGGAGATACGGTAATTAAAAAACTGGCCGATCATGTTATTGAAGTTCCTGAATCGGATATGGCCCTGGCTCCGTTATTAGCTGTTATACCCTTACAACTGTTATCTTATCATATTGCAGTGATGAGGGGCTGTAATGTTGACCAACCCAGAAATCTTGCAAAATCAGTCACG
This genomic window from Bacteroidota bacterium contains:
- the glmS gene encoding glutamine--fructose-6-phosphate transaminase (isomerizing) — protein: MCGIVGYIGSRDAYPILIQGLKRLEYRGYDSSGIALLNNEPHVYKRKGKVSDLEDFVAEKNISGNIGIAHTRWATHGEPNDVNAHPHVSENGHFIIVHNGIIENYSILKKKLIDRGYHFKSETDTEVLANLIEYIYIKGKVTAEIAVRLALTKVVGAYGLAILCTDEPDKIIAARKGSPLVIGIGEGEYFIGSDATPIVEYTHSVIYLNDNDVAIIKKEELILKTLKNDKLTPKVQQINLEIEDLEKNGFDHFMMKEIFEQPRSILDTFRGRISSDQKEVHLGGLYHVMPRLLEAKRIIIVACGTSWHAGLVGEYLIEEFARIPVEVEYASEFRYRKPIILKDDVIIAISQSGETADTLAAIKLAKKYGALVLGICNVVGSSIPRETDAGVYTHAGPEIGVASTKAFTAQVTVLAMMALILGRKRNVLSQGDYVQLIRELSLIPEKAKKILASDEYVKAIAKLFKDATNALYLGRGYLYPVALEGALKLKEISYIHAEGYPAAEMKHGPIALIDNKMPVVFIATKDSSYDKIVSNIQEVKARKGIIIAIVTEGDTVIKKLADHVIEVPESDMALAPLLAVIPLQLLSYHIAVMRGCNVDQPRNLAKSVTVE